Proteins encoded together in one Scheffersomyces stipitis CBS 6054 chromosome 5, complete sequence window:
- the ARD2 gene encoding D-arabinitol 2-dehydrogenase [ribulose forming] (ARDH) (D-arabinitol 2-dehydrogenase [ribulose forming] (ARDH) [EC:1.1.1.184] [KO:K00079]~go_function D-arabinitol 2-dehydrogenase activity~go_process metabolism): protein MDYSYANVVPNFRLDGRLAIITGGSGGLAAVISRALLAQGADVALIDMNLERTKSAAKEVLGWGEETLKGEHASAIGQVSAWSCNIGDAEAVDATFSSINEHHGKIADLLINTAGYCENFPAETYPATNAESIMKVNGLGSFYVSQSFARPLIQNNLRGSIILIGSMSGTIVNDPQPQCMYNMSKAGVIHLVRSLACEWAKYNIRVNTLSPGYILTPLTRNVISGHTEMKEAWESKIPMKRMAEPKEFVGSILYLASETASSYTTGHNLVVDGGYECW from the coding sequence ATGGACTACTCATACGCTAACGTTGTTCCCAACTTCAGATTGGACGGAAGATTGGCTATTATTACCGGAGGTTCTGGTGGTTTGGCCGCAGTCATTTCGCGTGCCTTGTTGGCCCAGGGCGCTGATGTTGCTCTCATTGAcatgaacttggaaagaacCAAGTCCGCTGCCAAAGAAGTTTTGGGCTGGGGTGAAGAGACGTTGAAGGGTGAACACGCTTCAGCCATCGGCCAAGTTTCCGCCTGGTCCTGCAACATTGGGGATGCTGAGGCAGTAGACGCTACTTTCAGCTCCATCAACGAACACCACGGCAAGATCGCTGACTTGTTGATTAACACCGCTGGATACTGTGAAAACTTCCCTGCCGAAACGTACCCGGCTACTAACGCTGAAAGCATCATGAAGGTGAACGGTTTGGGCTCATTCTACGTTTCGCAATCGTTCGCTAGACCATTGATCCAGAACAACTTGAGAGGCTCTATCATCTTGATTGGCTCAATGTCTGGAACAATTGTCAACGACCCACAACCCCAATGTATGTACAACATGTCCAAGGCTGGAGTGATCCACTTGGTCAGATCGTTGGCCTGCGAATGGGCCAAGTACAACATCAGAGTCAACACCTTATCACCAGGCTATATTTTGACTCCTTTAACCAGAAACGTGATTTCTGGCCACACAGAGATGAAGGAAGCCTGGGAATCCAAGATCCCCATGAAGAGAATGGCCGAACCCAAGGAATTCGTGGGGTCCATCTTATACTTGGCAAGCGAGACTGCTTCTTCCTACACTACGGGCCACAATTTGGTTGTGGACGGAGGATATGAATGCTGGTAG
- the MDR19 gene encoding spermidine exporter, MDR-type pump (spermidine exporter, MDR-type pump (TPO3)~go_component integral to membrane~go_function transporter activity~go_process transport), translating to SRQTSRYTVRDIYGDMDEEHIDLERTKSRSTILTTLTARVQTVQHEMHSPYRIEDVEAKIDTEIENFYEKTPDIAVPVKDFGGEFNSIDPELVTWEGKEDPMYPRNWSRPEKMFQLFIVGLYTLISPMSSTMLSPAMTKIAEELHMEGDFIVSFTVSVMVLAWALGPLLIAPLSESDRFGRRTVLNVSIWLIFIFNLACAFAKTTAQLCIFRFLGGLGGCAALNVGAGTLADLFSDDERQIAMAIYGMCPSLGPVIAPIIGGFIISHKEWPWVFYVLAMFNGAVAVFGTIFFKETYSPKLLRKKAIKLRKETGNEHLHTIFEIADGQRMWEKVAVTMSRPLKLLFTHPMVIGLGSFMAFVYGFMYLMIVTFPDVFGVSYGFSVEVAGLMFIPLGIGFTLGVIFWSLMIDKIYYRLIAKNGGVAKPEYRLPCLCFSGIGVPVGLIWYGWSVQNKLHWIMPSIGMGIFAFSIIAVFQTIQNYLIDMNNRFAASSVAAAAVFRSLFGFSFPLFAQKLYDRLHYGWGNTLCAFIALALGLPFPIFCLMYGERLRLWANRRMDRDQAKRDARNLERLQKRNS from the coding sequence TCTAGGCAAACCAGTCGTTATACTGTTCGTGATATATATGGCGATATGGACGAAGAGCATATCGATTTGGAGAGAACGAAAAGTAGGTCGACCATCTTGACTACTCTAACAGCTCGTGTTCAAACTGTACAGCACGAGATGCATTCGCCCTATCgcattgaagatgttgaagcTAAAATAGATACGgaaattgagaacttcTACGAGAAAACACCAGATATTGCAGTGCCTGTAAAGGACTTTGGTGGAGAGTTCAATTCTATAGATCCAGAATTAGTCACTTGGGAGGGAAAGGAAGACCCTATGTACCCTCGTAATTGGTCTCGACCAGAAAAGATGTTCCAACTCTTTATAGTAGGGTTGTATACCTTGATCTCACCCATGTCGTCCACTATGCTATCACCAGCAATGACTAAAATCGCAGAAGAATTACATATGGAAGGTGATTTTATAGTATCTTTCACTGTTTCTGTCATGGTGCTAGCTTGGGCTCTTGGACCGTTGTTAATTGCTCCACTTTCAGAAAGTGATCGTTTTGGTAGAAGAACTGTGCTCAATGTTTCCATTTGGTTAATCTTTATTTTCAACTTAGCGTGTGCATTTGCAAAGACTACCGCACAATTGTGTATCTTCAGATTTCTCGGCGGTCTTGGAGGATGTGCAGCTTTGAATGTTGGAGCTGGTACTCTTGCAGATCTCTTCAGTGACGACGAGAGGCAAATAGCCATGGCCATTTACGGGATGTGCCCTTCGCTTGGACCGGTAATTGCTCCAATTATTGGAGGGTTTATAATTTCTCATAAAGAGTGGCCATGGGTCTTCTATGTTCTTGCCATGTTTAATGGAGCTGTTGCCGTATTTGGAACAATCTTTTTTAAGGAAACTTATTCGCCGAAGTTGTTAAGAAAGAAGGCTATTAAATTGAGAAAGGAAACTGGCAATGAACATCTACACACTATTTTCGAAATCGCTGATGGTCAGAGAATGTGGGAGAAAGTTGCTGTAACCATGAGTAGACCattgaaattgttgttCACCCATCCCATGGTCATTGGTTTAGGTTCGTTCATGGCTTTCGTATATGGTTTCATGTATCTTATGATCGTGACATTTCCGGATGTTTTTGGTGTATCCTACGGGTTCTCAGTTGAGGTTGCCGGTCTCATGTTTATTCCATTGGGAATCGGATTTACTCTAGGAGTGATATTTTGGTCTTTAATGATAGACAAGATATACTATAGGTTGATAGCCAAAAACGGTGGTGTTGCAAAGCCAGAGTACAGGTTGCCATGTCTCTGTTTCAGTGGGATTGGGGTGCCGGTTGGCCTAATTTGGTATGGATGGTCTGTCCAAAATAAACTTCATTGGATTATGCCACTGATTGGGATGGGCATATTCGCATTTTCCATAATTGCTGTATTCCAAACTATCCAGAACTACTTGATTGATATGAACAATCGGTTTGCAGCCAGTTCTGTTGCAGCAGCAGCTGTGTTTCGTTCGTTGTTTGGGttttcatttccattgttTGCCCAGAAGTTGTACGATAGGCTACACTACGGATGGGGGAATACCCTTTGTGCTTTCATTGCCTTGGCCTTGGGCTTGCCATTCCCTATCTTTTGTTTAATGTATGGAGAAAGATTGAGACTATGGGCTAACAGGAGAATGGATAGAGACCAGGCGAAAAGAGATGCAAGGAATCTTGAGAGGttacagaaaagaaattctTAG
- the MDR14 gene encoding multidrug resistance protein 4 (Synaptic vesicle transporter SVOP~go_component integral to membrane~go_function transporter activity~go_process transport), which translates to HKLSRLSSTYTAKDIYGDMDSNEISIRRTATRTTILHSLSQRVNSQHQPADSNSNLDIYGNSQKLEYEKIPDVSVPAKDFGGEFSGIDPELVTWDGEEDPDYPRNWSRSRKLFQLLIVSLYTLISPMSSSMLSPAMNEIAKDLHMNNQFIQSFSVSIMVLAWAIGPLLIAPISESDRVGRRPVLNISIWINFVFNLACGFAKSTTQLCIFRFLGGLGGCAALNVGAGTLADLFSDNDRQAAMAAYSICPTLGPVLSPIISSFIISHKSWHWVFYVLAIFNAAVAIFGTLFFRETYSPRLLRMKANFLRTETGNSHLHTIYEIADGETQWERIMVTVKRPVKLLCTHPMVIGLGSFMAFVYGFMYLMIVTFPQVFRGSYGFSISISGLMYLPLGIGYIIGTIFWTIMIDKVYNKLTERNGGVPKPEYRLPCLCFSGIGIPAGLVWYGWSVEKRLHWIMPSIGMAIFSFSFIAVFQTIQNYLIDMNNRFAASSVAAAAVYRSFFGFAFPLFAHTMYDRLDYGWGNTVCALIGLALGLPFPIFCLMYGERLRKWANQRMNAEQARRDARNLARLQLQNTLEKID; encoded by the coding sequence CATAAGTTATCTAGGCTATCATCTACTTATACTGCAAAGGATATCTATGGAGACATGGACTCAAACGAAATTTCTATCAGAAGAACAGccacaagaacaacaattTTGCATTCTCTTTCACAGAGAGTTAACAGTCAGCATCAGCCAGCAGACTCTAACTCCAATCTTGATATCTATGGCAATTCTCAGAAATTGGAGTACGAGAAAATTCCCGATGTTTCTGTCCCTGCGAAGGATTTTGGAGGTGAGTTCAGTGGCATAGACCCTGAATTGGTAACATGGGATGGCGAGGAAGACCCTGATTATCCCAGAAACTGGAGCAGGTCTCGTAAGCTATTTCAATTGCTCATTGTTTCTCTCTATACCTTGATCTCTCCTATGTCGTCTTCAATGCTTTCTCCAGCCATGAACgaaattgccaaagatCTTCACATGAATAACCAGTTCATTCAGtcattttctgtttctatAATGGTATTAGCATGGGCTATTGGGCCCTTGTTGATAGCACCAATATCTGAAAGTGACCGTGTAGGCAGAAGACCAGTGTTAAacatttcaatttggatCAACTTCGTTTTCAACCTAGCCTGTGGTTTTGCGAAGTCCACTACTCAATTGTGCATATTTCGTTTCTTGGGAGGCCTTGGAGGTTGTGCTGCCCTTAATGTGGGAGCAGGTACTTTGGCAGACCTCTTTAGCGACAATGATAGACAAGCAGCAATGGCAGCTTACTCTATTTGCCCTACACTTGGACCTGTTCTATCTCCCATTATTTCCAGTTTCATAATTTCTCACAAATCATGGCACTGGGTGTTCTATGTTTTGGCTATATTCAATGCCGCTGTTGCCATTTTTGGGACATTGTTTTTTAGAGAAACATACTCACCTCGTCTCTTGAGAATGAAAGCTAATTTCTTAAGAACTGAAACTGGAAATCTGCATTTGCATACTATATACGAGATTGCTGATGGTGAGACTCAGTGGGAAAGGATCATGGTTACTGTTAAAAGACCAGTAAAACTATTGTGTACACATCCTATGGTGATTGGCTTGGGGTCCTTTATGGCATTCGTTTATGGGTTCATGTACCTCATGATAGTCACATTTCCTCAGGTTTTCCGCGGCTCGTATGGTTTCTCTATCAGTATTTCAGGCTTAATGTACTTACCATTGGGTATTGGATACATCATTGGAACTATATTTTGGACCATAATGATTGACAAAGTGTATAACAAGTTGACAGAAAGAAATGGCGGTGTTCCGAAGCCTGAATATCGGTTGCCGTGTCTTTGCTTTTCAGGAATTGGCATTCCTGCTGGGTTGGTATGGTACGGATGGTCTGTAGAAAAGAGGCTACATTGGATAATGCCGCTGATCGGAATGGCTATTTTCTCATTTTCGTTCATTGCCGTATTCCAGACGATTCAAAATTACTTGATAGATATGAATAATAGGTTTGCAGCCAGTTCGGTTGCAGCCGCTGCCGTTTATCGCTCCTTCTTTGGGTTTGCCTTCCCACTATTTGCCCATACTATGTATGATCGGCTAGACTACGGTTGGGGCAATACAGTGTGTGCCCTAATAGGTCTAGCCTTGGGTTTGCCGTTTCCGATTTTCTGTTTGATGTATGGTGAGAGGTTGCGGAAATGGGCAAATCAGAGAATGAATGCCGAACAGGCACGTAGAGATGCTAGAAATTTGGCAAGACTACAACTACAGAACACTCTAGAGAAGATAGATTGA